In Jatrophihabitans sp., a single genomic region encodes these proteins:
- a CDS encoding Mrp/NBP35 family ATP-binding protein, translating to MSINEVERDPSTLQAAISAALAGVQDPEIHRPITELGMVERVSVAADGATSVRVLLTVAGCPMREKLTHDVTAAVSAVPGVSSVAVELGVMNDAQRTDLRTKLRGDNPVNEIPFAQPGSPTRVYAVASGKGGVGKSSVTVNLAVALAQRGLRVGVLDADIYGFSVPRMLGVTGKPTQVEKMIMPPQAHGVKVISIGMFTPGNTAVVWRGPMLHRALQQFLADVYWGELDVLLMDLPPGTGDIAISLAQLVPSAELLVVTTPQLAAREVAERAGSIALQTHQQIVGVVENMSWLDLPDGSRMELFGAGGGQAVAESLTESTGTKVGLLGQVPMEVAIREGGDDGTPIVLSQPDSPASRAFGAIADTLAGRQRSLVGRPLGLSVAAR from the coding sequence GTGTCTATTAATGAAGTAGAGCGGGACCCCAGCACGCTGCAGGCCGCGATCTCGGCGGCGCTGGCCGGCGTGCAGGACCCCGAGATCCACCGGCCCATCACCGAGCTGGGCATGGTGGAGCGGGTCAGCGTCGCCGCGGACGGCGCTACCAGCGTCCGGGTGCTGCTGACGGTCGCCGGCTGCCCGATGCGCGAGAAGCTCACCCATGATGTGACCGCCGCGGTGTCGGCGGTGCCCGGGGTGTCCTCGGTGGCCGTGGAGCTGGGCGTGATGAACGACGCGCAGCGCACCGACCTGCGCACCAAGCTGCGCGGCGACAACCCGGTGAACGAGATCCCGTTCGCCCAGCCCGGCTCACCCACCAGGGTGTACGCGGTCGCCTCGGGCAAGGGCGGGGTCGGCAAGAGCTCGGTGACGGTGAACCTGGCGGTGGCGCTGGCCCAGCGCGGCCTGCGGGTGGGCGTGCTGGACGCCGACATCTACGGCTTCTCGGTGCCCCGGATGCTGGGCGTGACCGGCAAGCCGACCCAGGTCGAGAAGATGATCATGCCGCCGCAGGCGCACGGGGTGAAGGTGATCTCGATCGGCATGTTCACCCCCGGCAACACCGCGGTGGTGTGGCGCGGGCCGATGCTGCACCGGGCCCTGCAGCAGTTCCTGGCCGATGTCTACTGGGGCGAGCTGGACGTGCTGCTGATGGACCTGCCGCCGGGAACCGGTGACATCGCGATCTCGCTGGCTCAGCTGGTGCCCTCGGCCGAGCTGCTGGTGGTCACCACGCCGCAGCTGGCCGCCCGCGAGGTGGCCGAGCGGGCCGGCTCCATCGCCCTGCAGACCCACCAGCAGATCGTCGGCGTCGTGGAGAACATGAGCTGGCTGGACCTGCCCGACGGCAGCCGGATGGAGCTGTTCGGCGCCGGCGGCGGCCAGGCGGTGGCCGAATCGCTGACCGAGTCGACCGGCACCAAGGTCGGCCTGCTGGGCCAGGTGCCGATGGAGGTGGCCATCCGCGAGGGCGGCGATGACGGCACGCCGATCGTGCTCTCGCAGCCGGACTCGCCCGCCAGCCGGGCGTTCGGCGCGATCGCCGACACCCTGGCCGGGCGGCAGCGCAGCCTGGTGGGCCGCCCGCTCGGGCTGTCGGTCGCCGCTCGCTGA
- a CDS encoding MarR family transcriptional regulator: protein MPDSDDAAAAPPAAAAQSLSPDDWRLAVWRSFLRTHNHLLRQLEHQLQEHGKIAIAGYDVLVQLAEATDNRLRMSELAEAVLLSRSGLTRLVDRLQKDGLVLRQPDPEDARGMFTVLTGKGRDTLRDASKVHLAGVSELVLGRLSEPELRQLEALMVKLDPVPVRSGR from the coding sequence ATGCCCGATTCCGACGATGCCGCCGCGGCTCCGCCAGCCGCTGCGGCCCAGTCGCTGAGCCCAGATGACTGGCGGCTTGCGGTGTGGCGCAGTTTTCTGCGAACCCACAATCACCTGCTGCGCCAGCTGGAGCATCAACTGCAGGAACACGGCAAGATAGCGATCGCCGGATATGACGTGCTGGTGCAGCTGGCCGAGGCGACTGACAACAGGTTGCGGATGTCGGAGCTGGCCGAGGCGGTGCTGCTCTCACGCAGCGGGCTGACCAGGCTGGTCGACCGGCTGCAGAAGGACGGCCTGGTGCTTCGCCAACCCGACCCCGAGGACGCCCGGGGCATGTTCACGGTGCTGACCGGCAAGGGCCGCGACACCCTGCGCGACGCCTCGAAGGTTCACCTGGCCGGGGTGTCGGAGCTGGTGTTGGGTCGGCTGTCCGAGCCCGAGCTGCGCCAGCTGGAGGCCCTGATGGTCAAACTCGACCCGGTGCCTGTCAGGAGTGGCCGGTAG
- a CDS encoding FAD-dependent oxidoreductase: MAHVSVVGGGMAGALLAWRLAQQPGVNRVSIAPGPAGARDATAASGGAIRGYEADPAARQLAVDSMIELLGDDRLRDWAGYLESGSIYRPLEPAGLQSAAAELDARLPGSVELLSAEQLAGRGWLMSPDELAGDGPLALAERQAGSLDPDRLRGRVLADLAGRRQVRVLDEGPVEKLEPGGFRLAGVAHSCDLLVLAAGAWTPALLRASGWDSDGLSTKAIQYTVFGVDDWQPGTFVDEVSGLYGKTAATGMLVGLPTQAWNIDPDAPPPNPELSQQVFELASSRFPRLRLRAGAQPVVAPDCYSADSLLALRPVAGTGDQVFTFTGGSGGAAKLVLAASARAAGQLAG; the protein is encoded by the coding sequence GTGGCACATGTATCTGTGGTGGGCGGCGGCATGGCCGGCGCCCTGCTGGCCTGGCGGCTTGCCCAGCAACCTGGCGTCAACCGCGTCTCGATCGCGCCCGGGCCGGCCGGCGCCCGGGATGCGACCGCGGCCTCCGGCGGCGCCATTCGCGGCTACGAGGCCGATCCGGCCGCCCGGCAGCTGGCCGTCGACAGCATGATCGAGCTGCTCGGCGATGACCGGCTGCGCGACTGGGCCGGCTACCTCGAGTCGGGTTCGATCTACCGGCCGCTGGAACCGGCCGGTCTCCAGAGCGCCGCCGCTGAGCTGGACGCCCGGCTGCCCGGATCGGTCGAGCTGCTGTCGGCCGAGCAGCTGGCGGGCCGTGGCTGGCTGATGAGCCCGGACGAGCTGGCCGGCGACGGCCCGCTCGCGCTGGCGGAGCGGCAGGCGGGCAGCCTGGACCCGGATCGGCTGCGCGGTCGGGTGCTGGCCGATCTGGCCGGCCGCCGCCAGGTGCGGGTGCTCGACGAGGGGCCGGTCGAGAAGCTGGAGCCGGGCGGCTTCCGGCTGGCCGGCGTCGCGCACAGCTGTGACCTGCTGGTGCTGGCGGCCGGCGCCTGGACGCCTGCCCTGCTGCGCGCGTCCGGCTGGGACAGCGACGGGCTGAGCACCAAGGCCATCCAGTACACGGTGTTCGGCGTGGACGACTGGCAGCCGGGCACCTTCGTCGACGAGGTCAGCGGCCTGTACGGCAAGACGGCCGCGACCGGCATGCTGGTGGGACTGCCCACCCAGGCCTGGAACATCGACCCGGACGCCCCGCCGCCGAACCCGGAGCTCAGCCAGCAGGTCTTCGAGCTGGCCAGCAGCCGCTTTCCACGGCTCCGCCTGCGGGCCGGCGCCCAGCCGGTGGTGGCGCCGGACTGCTACAGCGCCGACTCGCTGCTGGCCCTGCGGCCGGTTGCCGGGACCGGTGACCAGGTCTTCACCTTCACCGGCGGATCGGGCGGCGCGGCCAAGCTCGTGCTCGCCGCCAGCGCGCGAGCTGCCGGCCAGCTCGCAGGCTGA
- a CDS encoding AzlD domain-containing protein, which translates to MNLLAILVLAGGTYGLRLAGPVLRNRITLSARTLWLLSIAATVLLCALVAVSSLTTGHGFAGWARPAGVLVGGLLALRRLPFLVVVLAAAATTASLRLAGVS; encoded by the coding sequence ATGAACCTGCTGGCGATCCTGGTGCTGGCCGGCGGCACCTACGGCCTGCGGCTGGCCGGACCTGTGCTGCGCAACCGGATCACCCTGTCGGCGCGGACGCTGTGGCTGCTGTCGATCGCTGCGACCGTGCTGCTCTGCGCGCTGGTGGCGGTCTCGAGCCTGACCACCGGTCACGGCTTCGCCGGCTGGGCCCGGCCGGCCGGCGTGCTGGTCGGCGGGCTGCTCGCCCTGCGCCGGCTGCCCTTTCTCGTGGTCGTGCTAGCCGCGGCCGCCACCACCGCGTCGCTCCGGCTGGCCGGCGTCTCGTAA
- a CDS encoding AzlC family ABC transporter permease: MTGSSAMRSLYRTLERSLVRDLVLVSLANGVVGASFGAIAVAGGQPAWVALLMSPLVFAGGAQFAALGVVLSGGTAVAAVVAGLVLNLRLLPFGLAVTDVLAVSWPKRLLGSHLIFDESVAFVMTQQGLSRRRAVFAVFGVLMYLTWNLGTVIGVLAGQVIGDPNALGLDAAAPTILLALVLPVLRDPGSGSYALRASLVGAAIALLATPVLPAGLPVLLALLGVLVAVSHQPRPAGPASEEADPA; the protein is encoded by the coding sequence GTGACGGGCTCCAGCGCCATGCGTTCGCTCTACAGAACACTCGAGCGCTCCCTGGTACGTGACCTGGTGCTGGTCTCCCTCGCCAACGGCGTGGTGGGCGCCTCCTTCGGCGCCATCGCGGTGGCCGGCGGCCAGCCTGCCTGGGTGGCCCTGCTGATGTCGCCGCTGGTCTTCGCCGGCGGCGCCCAGTTCGCCGCGCTGGGGGTGGTGCTCAGCGGCGGCACCGCCGTGGCAGCCGTGGTCGCCGGCCTGGTGCTGAACCTGCGGCTGCTGCCCTTCGGTCTGGCGGTCACGGACGTGCTCGCGGTCTCATGGCCCAAACGGCTGCTGGGAAGCCACCTGATCTTCGACGAATCCGTCGCCTTCGTGATGACCCAGCAGGGCCTGAGCCGGCGACGGGCGGTCTTCGCGGTCTTCGGCGTGCTGATGTACCTCACCTGGAATCTGGGCACCGTCATCGGCGTGCTGGCCGGTCAGGTGATCGGCGACCCCAACGCGCTGGGCCTGGACGCGGCCGCCCCGACGATCCTGCTGGCCCTGGTGCTGCCGGTGCTGCGAGACCCCGGGTCGGGCTCCTACGCGCTGCGAGCGAGCCTGGTGGGCGCGGCGATCGCCTTGCTGGCCACCCCCGTGCTGCCGGCCGGACTGCCCGTCCTGCTGGCCCTGCTGGGCGTGCTCGTCGCAGTCAGCCACCAGCCCCGCCCCGCCGGTCCGGCGAGTGAGGAGGCGGACCCGGCATGA
- a CDS encoding DUF1003 domain-containing protein — MTEPRRRLDQPKAPRSLRAPRFSADAMGTAAEGIARFFGTARYLAIQTFLVICWITFNVLAMGVWKFDPYPFILLNLAFSTQAAYAAPLILLAQNRQADRDRIQADADRRRDQRAIADAEYLAREIAAIRIALGDVATRDYLRSELTRLERGLAEDRDG; from the coding sequence GTGACCGAGCCGCGTCGCCGGCTCGATCAGCCGAAGGCGCCTCGGAGCCTGCGCGCGCCCAGGTTCAGCGCCGACGCGATGGGGACGGCGGCCGAAGGCATCGCCCGGTTCTTCGGCACCGCTCGCTACCTGGCCATCCAGACCTTCCTGGTGATCTGCTGGATCACTTTCAACGTGCTGGCCATGGGTGTGTGGAAGTTCGACCCGTACCCGTTCATCCTGCTGAACCTGGCCTTCTCCACCCAGGCCGCCTACGCCGCGCCGCTGATCCTGCTGGCTCAGAACCGGCAGGCCGACCGGGACCGGATCCAGGCCGACGCCGACCGCAGGCGGGACCAGCGCGCCATCGCCGACGCCGAGTACCTGGCGCGCGAGATCGCCGCGATCCGGATCGCCCTCGGCGATGTGGCCACCCGTGACTACCTGCGTTCGGAGCTGACCCGGTTGGAACGGGGCCTCGCCGAGGACCGGGACGGCTGA
- a CDS encoding CBS domain-containing protein — protein MSTATRVFVARLAGLGVYDPNGDQLGRVRDAVATLRVGRQPPRILGLVVEVQHRRRIFVPMGRVTRIEPEAVVLTTGSVNIKRFEQRPNELLVLGEVLDRTVVRIEDGARMVVVDAAMEQSRTKDWVITKLAVRAATGKLGRRRAVLQQVDWNDVDGLSATEKGQGADSLLAVLAGLRPADLAAQLQGMPDKRQQEVAEALNDDRLADVMEELPEEDQINIISGLTDERAADILEKMNDDDAADLLRELPADEQERLLEIMEPEEAAPVRRLMTYGEYTAGGMMTSEPVVLLPDATVAEALARLRNPDLSPALAAQVYVVRPPQATPTGRYLGVAHFQRLLREPPSSLVSGVLDDGIDPLTPESTLHEVTRHLATYNLVAVPVVDENDRLLGAVSVDDVIDHLLPEDWRDRDEQPADAAITRRRAE, from the coding sequence GTGAGCACCGCGACCCGCGTCTTCGTGGCCAGGCTGGCCGGCCTGGGGGTCTATGACCCCAACGGCGACCAGCTGGGCCGGGTCCGCGACGCGGTGGCGACCCTGCGGGTGGGACGCCAGCCACCACGCATCCTCGGCCTGGTGGTCGAGGTGCAGCACCGGCGCCGGATCTTCGTCCCGATGGGGCGGGTCACCCGGATCGAGCCGGAGGCGGTGGTGCTGACCACCGGCAGCGTCAACATCAAGCGCTTCGAGCAGCGGCCCAACGAGCTGCTGGTGCTGGGCGAGGTGCTGGACCGGACCGTCGTGCGGATCGAGGACGGCGCCCGGATGGTGGTGGTCGACGCCGCCATGGAGCAGAGCCGCACCAAGGACTGGGTGATCACCAAGCTGGCGGTGCGCGCAGCCACCGGCAAGCTCGGACGGCGCCGGGCGGTGCTGCAGCAGGTCGACTGGAACGACGTGGACGGGCTGTCGGCGACCGAGAAGGGGCAGGGCGCGGACTCGCTGCTGGCGGTGCTGGCCGGGCTGCGGCCGGCCGACCTGGCCGCCCAGCTGCAGGGCATGCCGGACAAGCGGCAGCAAGAGGTGGCCGAAGCCCTCAACGACGACCGGCTGGCCGACGTGATGGAGGAGCTGCCCGAAGAGGACCAGATCAACATCATCAGCGGGCTGACCGACGAGCGTGCCGCCGACATCCTGGAGAAGATGAACGACGACGACGCGGCCGACCTGCTGCGCGAGTTGCCCGCCGACGAGCAGGAACGCCTGCTGGAGATCATGGAGCCGGAAGAGGCCGCCCCGGTCCGCCGGCTGATGACCTACGGCGAGTACACCGCCGGCGGCATGATGACCTCGGAGCCGGTGGTGCTGCTGCCCGACGCCACCGTCGCCGAGGCGCTGGCCAGGTTGCGCAATCCCGACCTGTCGCCGGCGCTGGCCGCCCAGGTGTACGTGGTCCGCCCGCCCCAGGCCACCCCGACCGGGCGCTATCTCGGGGTGGCGCACTTCCAGCGGTTGCTGCGCGAGCCGCCGTCCTCGCTGGTGTCCGGAGTGCTCGATGACGGCATCGACCCGTTGACGCCGGAGTCGACCCTGCACGAGGTGACCCGGCACCTGGCGACCTACAACCTGGTCGCGGTGCCGGTGGTGGACGAGAACGACCGGCTGCTGGGCGCGGTCAGCGTCGACGACGTGATCGACCACCTGCTGCCGGAGGACTGGCGCGATCGCGACGAGCAGCCCGCCGACGCCGCCATCACCCGCCGGAGAGCCGAGTGA
- a CDS encoding DMT family transporter — protein sequence MSRIEQSHESLTLPPARDAGLLAIALAGVSASGPIMAATAAPALAIAFWRNALGAGSTGLFVGLRHRAEFAALDRRGWAVASLAGVFLALHFGTWVPSIKLTSVASATALVATQSVFTGLIAAAAGRRLPRIAWLGMVLAIIGTALIAGADFGISARALAGDGLALLGGIFAAAYVTAGASARREMSTSAYTTICYSVCALGLLVVCLAARQPLSGYSGKAWLLILAVTVSAQLLGHSLFNVVLRSVSATFVSLTILIEVPGAALIAGLWLDQWPPLSAIPGLVLLLAGLIVVVRARQPGAEPVPDLD from the coding sequence GTGTCGCGGATCGAGCAGTCCCACGAGTCGCTGACGCTGCCGCCGGCCCGCGACGCCGGACTGCTGGCGATAGCGCTGGCCGGGGTGTCGGCGTCCGGGCCGATCATGGCCGCCACCGCGGCGCCCGCGCTGGCCATCGCGTTCTGGCGAAATGCGCTCGGCGCCGGCAGCACCGGCCTGTTCGTCGGCCTGCGGCACCGGGCCGAGTTCGCCGCCCTGGACCGGCGGGGCTGGGCGGTGGCCTCGCTCGCCGGGGTGTTCCTGGCGTTGCACTTCGGCACCTGGGTGCCCTCGATCAAGCTGACCTCGGTCGCCTCGGCCACCGCCCTGGTCGCCACCCAGTCGGTGTTCACCGGGTTGATCGCGGCGGCGGCCGGCCGCCGGCTGCCCCGGATCGCCTGGCTGGGCATGGTCCTGGCGATCATCGGCACCGCCCTGATCGCCGGGGCCGACTTCGGCATCTCGGCGCGGGCGCTGGCCGGCGACGGGCTGGCGTTGCTCGGCGGGATCTTCGCGGCGGCCTACGTCACCGCCGGCGCCAGCGCCCGCCGGGAGATGTCCACCTCGGCCTACACCACGATCTGCTACAGCGTGTGCGCGCTGGGGCTGCTGGTGGTCTGCCTCGCAGCCCGCCAGCCCCTCAGCGGCTACTCCGGCAAGGCCTGGCTGCTGATCCTGGCGGTGACGGTGAGCGCCCAGCTGCTCGGGCACAGCCTGTTCAACGTGGTGCTGCGCTCGGTCAGCGCCACGTTCGTCAGCCTGACCATCCTGATCGAGGTCCCCGGGGCGGCGCTGATCGCCGGGCTCTGGCTGGACCAGTGGCCCCCGCTCAGCGCGATCCCCGGGCTGGTGTTGCTGCTGGCCGGCCTGATCGTGGTGGTCCGGGCCCGTCAGCCGGGTGCCGAGCCGGTGCCCGACCTGGACTGA
- a CDS encoding CoA ester lyase encodes MTASDSLPTDQPAPLRPRRSCLAVPGSNPRFLDKAKGLPADQVFLDLEDACAPLAKPGARKNIVAALNEGGWGEKLRVVRVNDLTTHWTYRDVIEVVEGAGANLDAIMLPKVQSAAQVQWLDVMLTQIEKTVGLPVGRIGIEAQLENARGLLAVDQIAQASPRIQTLIFGPADFMASINMRSLVVGEQPPGYDVGDAYHHILMSILMAARAYDLQAIDGPYLQIRDVEGFRRVAGRSAALGFDGKWVLHPGQIEAANEVYAPSQEDYDHAELILDAYDYYTSEAGGAKGSAMIGDEMIDEASRKMALVIAAKGRAAGLSRTSAFTPPTS; translated from the coding sequence ATGACGGCCTCCGATTCGCTGCCCACTGACCAGCCCGCGCCGCTGCGCCCGCGCCGGTCCTGCCTGGCGGTGCCCGGCTCGAACCCGCGCTTCCTCGACAAGGCCAAGGGGCTGCCGGCCGATCAGGTGTTCCTGGACCTCGAGGACGCCTGCGCGCCGCTGGCCAAGCCCGGCGCCCGCAAGAACATCGTGGCGGCGCTGAACGAGGGCGGCTGGGGCGAGAAGCTGCGGGTGGTGCGGGTCAATGACCTGACCACCCACTGGACCTACCGCGACGTGATCGAGGTGGTCGAGGGGGCCGGCGCCAACCTGGACGCGATCATGCTGCCCAAGGTGCAGAGCGCGGCGCAGGTGCAGTGGCTCGACGTGATGCTGACCCAGATCGAGAAGACCGTCGGCCTGCCGGTCGGCCGGATCGGCATCGAGGCCCAGCTCGAGAACGCCCGCGGCCTGCTCGCCGTCGACCAGATCGCCCAGGCCTCGCCGCGGATCCAGACGCTGATCTTCGGGCCGGCCGACTTCATGGCCTCGATCAACATGCGCTCGCTGGTGGTCGGCGAGCAGCCACCCGGCTATGACGTCGGCGATGCCTACCACCACATCCTGATGTCGATCCTGATGGCGGCCCGGGCCTATGACCTGCAGGCGATCGACGGCCCGTACCTGCAGATCCGCGACGTCGAGGGGTTCCGGCGGGTGGCCGGGCGCTCGGCCGCCCTCGGCTTCGACGGCAAGTGGGTGCTGCACCCGGGGCAGATCGAGGCCGCCAACGAGGTCTACGCGCCGTCGCAGGAGGATTACGACCACGCCGAGCTGATCCTGGACGCCTATGACTACTACACCTCCGAAGCGGGCGGTGCGAAGGGCTCGGCCATGATCGGGGACGAGATGATCGACGAGGCCTCGCGCAAGATGGCCCTGGTGATCGCCGCCAAGGGCCGCGCCGCCGGGCTGAGCCGGACCTCTGCCTTCACACCGCCGACCAGCTGA
- a CDS encoding acyl-CoA dehydrogenase family protein, translating to MARLAQTADLSDLQKEILSTVRGFVDKEILPNVSELEHADEYPEQIVAGMAEMGLFGLTIPEEFGGLGESLLTYALVVEQIARGWMSVSGVINTHFIVAYLLMQHGTDEQKQRLLPKMATGEVRGAFSMSEPDVGSDVAAIKTRATADGDGFRLNGQKMWLTNGARSAVVATLVKDELGADSVYRNMTTFLIEKEPGFGETRPGLRIPGKLEKMGYKGVETTEMILDDVAVAAEDILGGPDKRGQGFYQMMDGIEVGRVNVAARGCGISIRAFELAIDYAQQRKAFGKKIAEHQAIAFKLAEMATKVEAAHLLMVNAARLKDAGQRNDVEAGMAKLLASEYCAEVTQESFRIHGGYGYSKEYEIERLMREAPFLLIGEGTSEIQKTIISRGLLKEYRA from the coding sequence ATGGCCCGTCTCGCCCAGACAGCTGACCTCAGCGACCTGCAGAAAGAGATCCTGTCCACAGTCCGCGGCTTCGTCGACAAGGAGATCCTGCCGAACGTCAGCGAGCTCGAGCACGCCGATGAGTACCCGGAGCAGATCGTCGCGGGCATGGCCGAGATGGGCCTGTTCGGGTTGACCATCCCCGAGGAGTTCGGTGGCCTGGGCGAGTCGCTGCTGACCTACGCCCTGGTGGTCGAGCAGATCGCCCGTGGCTGGATGAGTGTCTCGGGCGTCATCAACACCCACTTCATCGTCGCCTACCTGCTGATGCAGCACGGCACCGACGAGCAGAAGCAGCGGCTGCTGCCCAAGATGGCCACCGGCGAGGTGCGCGGCGCGTTCTCGATGTCCGAGCCGGACGTCGGCTCCGACGTCGCCGCCATCAAGACCCGGGCCACCGCCGATGGGGATGGCTTCCGGTTGAACGGGCAGAAGATGTGGCTGACCAACGGCGCCCGGTCGGCGGTGGTGGCCACCCTGGTCAAGGACGAGCTGGGCGCGGACTCGGTCTATCGCAACATGACCACCTTCCTCATCGAGAAGGAGCCGGGCTTCGGTGAGACCCGGCCCGGGCTGCGGATCCCCGGCAAGCTGGAGAAGATGGGCTACAAGGGCGTCGAGACCACCGAGATGATCCTGGACGACGTCGCGGTGGCCGCCGAGGACATCCTGGGCGGGCCGGACAAGCGCGGCCAGGGCTTCTACCAGATGATGGACGGCATCGAGGTGGGCCGGGTCAACGTCGCCGCCCGGGGCTGCGGCATCTCGATCCGGGCCTTCGAGCTGGCCATCGACTACGCCCAGCAGCGCAAGGCCTTCGGCAAGAAGATCGCCGAGCACCAGGCGATCGCCTTCAAGCTGGCCGAGATGGCGACCAAGGTCGAGGCGGCCCACCTGCTGATGGTCAACGCGGCCCGGTTGAAGGACGCCGGCCAGCGCAACGACGTCGAGGCCGGCATGGCCAAGCTGCTGGCCAGCGAGTACTGCGCCGAGGTGACCCAGGAGTCGTTCCGGATCCATGGCGGCTACGGCTACTCCAAGGAGTACGAGATCGAGCGGCTGATGCGGGAGGCGCCGTTCCTGCTGATCGGCGAGGGGACCTCGGAGATCCAGAAGACCATCATCAGCCGCGGCCTGCTCAAGGAGTACCGGGCCTGA
- a CDS encoding MFS transporter has product MIQATEQLPGRLSRARIATSLIFAFNGLLFAAWVPHIPEVKHQLGLSDASLGLALLGPAIGSVISMPVIGRATTRYGSGMVTAVLAFATYLAISGPGLARNLPELFGALVLWGVVTGGLDVAMNSQAVQIETSYRRPIMSSFHAYWSIGTVLGTVLGSLGAGFGVSLAAQQAGLAVLLALVTGWCVRQFIADHPPRDYQAGKRVFEFRLVLLGMAGVCALLAEGSAADWSPVYLRDDLQVSPGQAGIAFGAFTVMMTVGRLTGDRLVLALGRSRSLSVLAGIGTLGMSLGLLNNTLIGSSIGFACLGLGLSVMVPVIFSTAADGPGAAGPKLALVSSFSYLGFLLGPASLGPLAHATSVHTALWVLPTFAALAGVLGVIAVRMTARLSTPAAADVR; this is encoded by the coding sequence TTGATCCAGGCCACTGAGCAGCTACCAGGCCGGCTGAGCCGGGCGCGGATAGCCACCTCGCTGATCTTCGCCTTCAACGGCCTGCTGTTCGCCGCCTGGGTGCCGCACATCCCCGAGGTCAAGCACCAGCTCGGCCTGAGCGACGCCTCGCTGGGTCTGGCCCTGCTCGGCCCGGCCATCGGCTCGGTGATCTCGATGCCGGTGATCGGGCGGGCCACCACCCGCTACGGCAGCGGCATGGTCACCGCGGTGCTGGCCTTCGCCACCTACCTGGCGATCAGCGGTCCCGGGCTGGCCCGCAACCTTCCAGAGCTGTTCGGAGCGCTGGTGCTCTGGGGGGTCGTCACCGGCGGGCTGGACGTGGCGATGAACTCCCAGGCCGTCCAGATCGAGACCAGCTACCGGCGCCCGATCATGTCCAGCTTCCACGCCTACTGGAGCATCGGCACGGTGCTGGGCACGGTGCTGGGCAGTCTCGGCGCCGGGTTCGGGGTGTCGCTGGCCGCCCAGCAGGCCGGGCTGGCGGTGCTGCTGGCGCTGGTCACCGGCTGGTGCGTGCGCCAGTTCATCGCCGATCACCCGCCGCGGGACTATCAGGCCGGCAAGCGGGTCTTCGAGTTCCGGCTGGTGCTGCTGGGCATGGCCGGGGTCTGCGCCCTGCTGGCCGAGGGCAGCGCCGCGGACTGGTCACCGGTCTACCTGCGCGATGACCTGCAGGTCTCGCCGGGCCAGGCCGGCATCGCCTTCGGCGCCTTCACGGTGATGATGACGGTCGGCCGGCTGACCGGGGACCGGCTGGTCCTGGCGCTGGGCCGGTCCAGAAGCCTCAGCGTGCTGGCCGGCATCGGGACGCTGGGGATGAGCCTGGGCCTGCTCAACAACACCCTGATCGGCTCGTCGATCGGTTTCGCCTGCCTGGGACTGGGCCTGTCGGTGATGGTCCCGGTGATCTTCTCCACCGCGGCCGACGGCCCGGGGGCGGCCGGGCCCAAGCTGGCGCTGGTGTCCAGCTTCAGCTACCTGGGCTTCTTGCTCGGACCGGCCTCGCTCGGCCCGCTGGCCCACGCCACCTCGGTGCACACCGCGTTGTGGGTGCTGCCGACTTTCGCCGCGCTGGCCGGGGTGCTGGGCGTGATCGCGGTCCGGATGACCGCCCGCCTCTCAACCCCGGCTGCCGCCGACGTCAGGTGA
- a CDS encoding maleylpyruvate isomerase family mycothiol-dependent enzyme produces the protein MYYQLYVESQRRVQDLVTPLDSAALDKPTPACPDWSVHDVLAHLAGAAASFGTDSFAGVGTDPWTAEHIENRRDAAVTDLLAERWACTPKLEHVPADHRVWLPVVHDALTHEADIRGAIGAPGLPADALAAAFPLVEPALGMKFAAFGPTTVELDGQPRNFGEGEPVLVVRTSMFEFWRGAFGRRSNRQMRSWVAAGDAAAFARVLPVFGPRDTDLLEPA, from the coding sequence ATGTACTACCAGCTGTATGTGGAGTCCCAGCGCCGGGTGCAGGACCTGGTCACCCCGCTGGACTCCGCGGCCCTGGACAAGCCGACTCCGGCCTGCCCGGACTGGTCGGTGCACGACGTGCTCGCCCATCTGGCCGGCGCGGCCGCCTCGTTCGGCACCGACTCCTTCGCCGGGGTGGGGACCGATCCCTGGACGGCTGAGCACATCGAAAACCGCCGGGACGCCGCGGTGACTGACCTGTTGGCCGAGCGGTGGGCCTGCACGCCCAAGCTGGAGCACGTTCCGGCCGACCACCGCGTCTGGCTGCCGGTCGTGCATGACGCGCTGACCCACGAGGCCGACATCCGCGGCGCGATCGGCGCGCCCGGGCTGCCCGCGGACGCGCTCGCGGCCGCCTTTCCGCTGGTCGAACCCGCGCTGGGAATGAAGTTCGCCGCGTTCGGCCCCACCACCGTCGAACTGGACGGCCAGCCTCGCAATTTCGGCGAGGGCGAGCCGGTGCTGGTGGTGCGGACGTCGATGTTCGAGTTCTGGCGCGGCGCCTTCGGCAGGCGCAGCAACCGGCAGATGCGCAGCTGGGTGGCGGCCGGCGACGCCGCGGCCTTCGCCCGGGTCCTGCCGGTGTTCGGCCCCCGTGACACCGATCTGCTCGAACCGGCCTGA